One Malania oleifera isolate guangnan ecotype guangnan chromosome 9, ASM2987363v1, whole genome shotgun sequence DNA segment encodes these proteins:
- the LOC131163478 gene encoding protein AGENET DOMAIN (AGD)-CONTAINING P1-like: MGDMLGYYFKKGAEVEISSDDEAFRGSWYVGVVIRAMSKKNSTIIVVCKSLMADEEGLEPLRELVDLVQLRPPPPLELGRGFKFSEEVDVFHNDGLWEGVVTEVLDGGRCSIFFRGSREQMDFTATDLRLHREWVTGKWVLPLEKSDLDKIRPDYGANLVICTHDELFSISIPCQAFAHKVYIMKVNHDGSVARLEEERSGEQGKEVKSVVVLKSMVAAVEEDGVEADLGKMKVTIFFYTQNILNKDS, translated from the exons ATGGGAGATATGCTGGGATATTATTTCAAGAAAGGAGCGGAGGTGGAGATAAGCAGTGATGACGAGGCCTTTCGCGGCTCCTGGTATGTCGGGGTCGTCATCCGGGCGATGTCGAAGAAGAACTCGACCATTATAGTGGTTTGCAAGAGCCTGATGGCCGACGAGGAGGGGTTAGAACCGTTGCGGGAGCTAGTGGATTTGGTGCAGTTGCGGCCGCCTCCGCCGCTTGAGCTTGGCCGCGGGTTCAAGTTCAGTGAGGAGGTCGACGTGTTCCACAATGACGGGTTGTGGGAGGGCGTGGTCACCGAAGTGTTGGACGGTGGGAGGTGCTCCATTTTTTTCCGTGGGTCGAGGGAGCAGATGGATTTTACGGCCACAGATCTAAGGCTTCATCGCGAATGGGTCACTGGCAAGTGGGTTCTGCCTTTGGAAAaaag TGATTTGGACAAGATTCGGCCAGATTATGGAGCTAATTTAGTTATTTGTACACACGATGAGTTGTTCTCCATTTCCATTCCATGTCAAG CTTTTGCACATAAG gtttaCATTATGAAAGTCAATCATGATGGTTCCGTGGCTCGTTTGGAGGAAGAG AGATCGGGGGAGCAAGGGAAGGAGGTGAAGTCGGTGGTGGTGCTGAAGTCTATGGTGGCTGCGGTGGAGGAAGATGGGGTTGAAGCTGATTTAGGGAAGATGAAGGTTACTATCTTCTTTTATACTCAGAACATTCTTAATAAAGATTCATGA